Proteins found in one bacterium genomic segment:
- the rpoC gene encoding DNA-directed RNA polymerase subunit beta' produces the protein MRDLYNLFEKPKDPLSFSGMRITLASPEKIHEWSYGEVKKPETINYRTFKPERDGLFCAKIFGPVKDYECNCGKYKRMKHRGVVCEKCGVEVIQSKVRRERMGHITLAAPVAHIWFLKSLPSRIGNILELTLKDLERVLYFESNIVIDAGDTELVRGELLSDEGVMEAKEQFGPNSFKYGIGAEAIRIILSEIKVQEESIQLRIEMKEATSEAKRKKLAKRLKVLDAFRDSGNQPEWMVLEVIPVIPPDLRPLVPLDGGRFATSDLNDLYRRVINRNNRLKRLMELNAPEVIIRNEKRMLQEAVDALFDNGRRGKVITGPNKRPLKSLSDMLKGKQGRFRQNLLGKRVDYSGRSVIVAGPELRLHQCGLPNKMALEIFKPFIYSKLEQRGYVTTIKAAKKMVEKELPEVWDILAEVIQEHPILLNRAPTLHRLGMQAFEPVLIDGKAIQLHPLVCAAFNADFDGDQMAVHLPLSVEAQIEARVLMMSTNNILGPAHGRPIITPTQDIVLGVYYLTRERPGATGAGRKFSSPEEVRCAYDAGSIGLQAKIEVRVDGEKHETTVGRVLLYEIVPDGVDFELVNKLMDKKSLGNLVNEVYREVGNKATVLLSDRLRTIGYEYASRAGISICIDDMRVPESKAGLIEAAQDDVSEFQRQYREGLITDGERYNKVVDRWAAITEELSSELMDAIAAGSSAGVGSPEGSNLNSIFMMVDSGARGSAQQVRQLAGMRGLMAKPSGEIIERPILSNFREGLSVLEYFISTHGARKGLADTALKTANSGYLTRRLVDVAQDVIVNEYDCGTIDGLEIHQLVEGGDVIERLGDRILGRVALNDVLDPVNGEVIVAGGKEIDEELVKRIEDAGIENVMMRSVLTCRSRRGCCALCYGRDLSQGRLVNTGEAIGVIAAQSIGEPGTQLTMRTFHIGGTATQRVEQSHVESRNEGTIKYINLTTIRDKHGSLIVMNRNGEISVVDKTGRERELYPVVYGAKLHLEDGAAVAAGGLIHEWDPFQNPILTDVAGIVKFGDIVEGSTMQEQVDEFTGLSRKVIIESKDPELRPRISIKGADGNTQRRYLMPVGVNISVVEGEDVGAGDTLARIPRETTKTKDITGGLPRVAELFEARKPKEFAIVSEINGEVSFGPDVRGKRRVIVTPETGEPRNYDIPKGKHIAVHEGDFVRAGEALMGGSSNPHDILKIKGEKELARYLLDEIQEVYRLQGVPINDKHIEVIVRQMLRWVLVTQAGDTDFLIGEQVEKLVFDKANAEVTKQGKEPAIAEPMLLGITKASLSTESFISAASFQETTKVLTQASISGKTDRLAGLKENVIMGRLIPAGTGMPRYRYMGIRIEGADEDVGDESVLDVLPPRPVVLDPQPEGLMAGPPVGDRGIEA, from the coding sequence GTGCGAGATCTCTACAACCTCTTCGAGAAGCCCAAGGATCCGCTGAGCTTTTCCGGCATGCGCATCACGCTCGCGTCGCCGGAAAAGATCCACGAGTGGTCTTACGGCGAGGTGAAGAAGCCGGAGACGATCAACTACCGGACGTTCAAGCCGGAACGCGACGGGCTCTTCTGCGCGAAGATCTTCGGGCCGGTCAAGGACTACGAGTGCAATTGCGGCAAGTACAAGCGCATGAAGCACCGTGGCGTCGTCTGTGAGAAGTGCGGCGTCGAAGTCATCCAGTCCAAGGTTCGCCGCGAGCGCATGGGCCACATCACGCTGGCTGCACCGGTTGCGCATATCTGGTTCCTGAAGTCGCTGCCGAGCCGAATCGGAAATATCCTCGAGTTGACGCTCAAGGATCTGGAACGGGTGCTGTACTTCGAGTCCAATATCGTCATTGATGCGGGCGACACGGAACTGGTTCGGGGCGAATTGCTCTCGGACGAGGGTGTCATGGAGGCCAAGGAGCAGTTCGGTCCGAACTCCTTCAAGTATGGCATCGGTGCCGAGGCCATCCGCATCATTCTGAGCGAAATCAAGGTCCAAGAAGAATCGATTCAGCTGCGCATCGAGATGAAGGAGGCCACCAGCGAAGCCAAGCGCAAGAAGCTGGCCAAGCGCCTCAAGGTTCTCGACGCTTTCCGCGATTCCGGCAATCAGCCCGAGTGGATGGTGCTGGAAGTGATTCCGGTCATCCCGCCGGATCTGCGACCACTGGTTCCGCTCGATGGTGGCCGCTTCGCGACTTCTGATCTCAACGATCTCTATCGCCGAGTCATCAACCGCAACAACCGTTTGAAGCGACTGATGGAGTTGAACGCTCCCGAGGTCATCATTCGCAACGAAAAGCGGATGCTTCAGGAAGCCGTTGATGCTCTGTTCGACAATGGTCGCCGCGGCAAGGTCATCACGGGCCCCAACAAGCGCCCGCTCAAGTCGCTTTCGGACATGCTCAAGGGCAAGCAGGGACGGTTCCGCCAGAACCTGCTCGGCAAGCGCGTCGACTACTCGGGTCGGTCGGTCATCGTGGCCGGACCGGAGTTGCGGCTGCACCAGTGTGGTCTGCCGAACAAGATGGCGCTCGAGATCTTCAAGCCGTTCATCTACTCGAAACTCGAACAGCGGGGCTACGTCACTACCATCAAGGCCGCAAAGAAGATGGTGGAAAAGGAGCTGCCCGAAGTCTGGGACATCCTGGCCGAGGTCATCCAGGAGCATCCGATCCTCCTGAACCGGGCTCCTACGCTGCACCGGTTGGGAATGCAAGCCTTCGAGCCGGTTCTGATCGACGGCAAGGCCATTCAATTGCATCCGCTGGTGTGCGCCGCCTTCAACGCGGACTTCGACGGGGACCAGATGGCCGTCCATCTGCCGCTGTCGGTCGAGGCACAGATCGAAGCGCGGGTGCTGATGATGAGCACGAATAATATTCTGGGCCCCGCGCACGGCCGACCGATCATCACGCCCACGCAGGACATCGTTCTCGGCGTCTACTATCTGACGAGGGAAAGGCCCGGAGCCACCGGCGCTGGCAGGAAATTCTCCTCGCCGGAGGAGGTCCGTTGCGCGTACGACGCCGGGTCGATCGGGTTACAGGCGAAGATCGAAGTGCGAGTCGATGGCGAGAAGCATGAAACGACAGTCGGTCGTGTCCTGCTCTATGAGATCGTCCCCGATGGTGTCGATTTCGAACTCGTCAACAAGCTCATGGACAAGAAGTCGCTCGGAAACCTGGTCAACGAGGTCTATCGCGAGGTAGGCAACAAGGCGACCGTCCTGCTCTCCGACCGTCTTCGCACAATCGGTTACGAGTACGCGTCTCGCGCCGGTATTTCGATCTGCATCGACGATATGCGGGTTCCTGAGTCCAAGGCTGGTCTGATCGAAGCGGCACAAGACGACGTTAGTGAGTTCCAGCGTCAGTACCGTGAGGGGCTGATCACCGACGGTGAGCGCTATAACAAGGTCGTCGACCGCTGGGCGGCGATTACCGAAGAGCTTTCTTCGGAGTTGATGGACGCGATCGCGGCCGGTTCTTCCGCCGGGGTCGGTTCTCCCGAGGGTTCGAACCTGAATTCGATCTTCATGATGGTCGACTCGGGTGCCCGTGGTTCTGCCCAGCAGGTTCGCCAACTCGCCGGCATGCGCGGCCTTATGGCCAAGCCTTCTGGTGAGATCATCGAGCGCCCCATCCTGTCGAACTTCCGTGAAGGTCTCTCGGTGCTCGAGTATTTCATCTCGACCCATGGTGCTCGCAAGGGGCTGGCGGACACGGCTCTCAAGACCGCGAACTCTGGCTATCTGACCCGTCGATTGGTCGATGTGGCTCAGGACGTGATCGTCAATGAGTACGATTGTGGAACGATCGACGGCCTGGAGATTCACCAGTTGGTCGAAGGTGGCGATGTCATCGAACGACTCGGTGACCGCATCCTCGGTCGCGTTGCGCTCAACGATGTTCTCGACCCGGTCAACGGCGAGGTGATCGTGGCCGGTGGCAAGGAGATCGACGAAGAACTGGTCAAGAGAATCGAAGACGCCGGTATCGAGAACGTCATGATGCGCTCGGTCCTCACCTGTCGCAGCCGTCGAGGTTGCTGCGCGCTCTGCTACGGTCGCGATCTTTCGCAGGGACGGCTGGTCAATACAGGCGAAGCCATCGGGGTGATCGCTGCCCAGTCAATCGGTGAGCCGGGTACGCAGCTCACGATGCGTACGTTCCACATCGGTGGTACGGCGACTCAGCGCGTCGAGCAGTCGCACGTCGAGTCCCGAAACGAGGGCACGATCAAGTACATCAACCTCACTACGATTCGCGACAAGCATGGTTCGCTCATCGTCATGAATCGCAACGGAGAGATCTCCGTGGTCGACAAGACCGGGCGCGAGCGCGAACTCTACCCGGTGGTATATGGCGCCAAACTACACCTGGAAGACGGTGCAGCAGTGGCGGCTGGCGGCTTGATCCACGAATGGGATCCTTTCCAGAACCCGATCCTGACCGATGTTGCCGGTATCGTGAAGTTCGGTGACATCGTCGAAGGATCGACCATGCAGGAGCAGGTCGACGAGTTCACCGGTCTGTCACGCAAGGTGATCATCGAGTCGAAGGACCCCGAATTGCGACCGCGTATTTCGATCAAGGGAGCCGATGGCAACACCCAGCGGCGCTATTTGATGCCGGTGGGCGTGAACATCTCGGTAGTCGAAGGCGAGGACGTCGGTGCTGGCGATACGCTCGCGCGAATTCCCCGAGAGACGACCAAGACCAAGGACATCACGGGTGGTCTGCCACGCGTCGCGGAACTGTTCGAGGCTCGCAAGCCGAAGGAGTTCGCGATCGTTTCGGAGATCAATGGTGAAGTCAGCTTCGGGCCAGACGTCCGCGGCAAGCGCCGCGTGATCGTCACGCCTGAGACGGGCGAGCCGCGCAACTACGACATCCCGAAGGGCAAGCACATCGCGGTTCACGAAGGCGACTTCGTGCGCGCCGGTGAAGCCTTGATGGGTGGGTCCTCCAACCCGCATGACATTCTCAAGATCAAGGGCGAGAAGGAACTGGCTCGGTACCTGCTGGATGAGATCCAGGAGGTCTATCGGCTGCAGGGCGTGCCCATCAACGACAAGCACATCGAGGTCATCGTGCGCCAGATGCTGCGTTGGGTACTCGTTACGCAGGCCGGAGACACCGACTTCCTGATCGGGGAGCAGGTCGAGAAACTCGTCTTCGACAAGGCCAATGCCGAGGTCACGAAGCAGGGCAAGGAGCCTGCGATCGCCGAGCCGATGTTGCTGGGTATCACCAAGGCGTCCCTGTCGACGGAGAGCTTCATTTCCGCGGCCTCGTTCCAGGAGACCACCAAGGTCCTGACCCAGGCATCGATCTCCGGAAAGACCGACCGGCTTGCCGGCCTCAAGGAGAACGTCATCATGGGCCGCCTGATTCCCGCCGGTACGGGCATGCCCCGGTACAGGTATATGGGAATTCGAATCGAGGGTGCGGATGAGGACGTAGGAGACGAGAGCGTCCTGGATGTCCTCCCGCCGCGGCCGGTCGTGCTCGATCCGCAGCCC